From the genome of Vigna angularis cultivar LongXiaoDou No.4 chromosome 11, ASM1680809v1, whole genome shotgun sequence, one region includes:
- the LOC108332974 gene encoding nodulin-30-like: MERMRTILITALLFISVVVAEDAGAGKAINPIADAATDESTNVAKYVGISLAFDQILSGQTQAYESPRFKRFVTHCSSHVAETCSGNDPMQKGGGINGQLGLSQCLFDSMEACLVDHKASLYQTTSSYKPKQSIQYLTELIQTVKFQAVLRTCSQSTAQNCLTDYNVDSSALSACLVPSLNQCVYPTLWWPFPPPPPPPPPPPKPLPPPFPTEVEPDQITPNQITPDQVDQVEPPDQER; this comes from the exons ATGGAGAGAATGAGAACCATACTAATCACTGCATTATTGTTCATAAGTGTAGTGGTTGCAGAAGATGCTGGTGCTGGTAAAGCCATCAATCCTATAGCAGATGCTGCAACCGATGAAAGCACTAATGTAGCTAAATACGTTGGTATCAGCTTGGCCTTTGATCAAATACTTAGTGGACAAACTCAAGCATACGAGTCTCCCAGGTTCAAGAGGTTTGTGACACATTGCAGCTCACATGTTGCTGAAACATGCAGTGGAAATGATCCAATGCAAAAAGGAGGTGGAATCAATGGCCAATTAGGGTTGTCTCAATGCCTTTTTGATTCCATGGAAGCATGCTTGGTAGATCACAAGGCCTCACTTTATCAAACAACTTCTTCCTATAAACCTAAACAGTCAATTCAATATTTGACAGAGCTCATTCAGACTGTAAAATTTCAAGCCGTCTTGAGAACATGCTCTCAATCCACTGCACAAAATTGTTTGACTGATTATAATGTTGATTCATCAGCTTTATCAGCTTGTCTTGTACCATCTTTGAATCAGTGTGTGTATCCTACTCTATGGTGGCcatttccaccaccaccaccaccaccaccaccaccaccaaaacCACTACCACCACCTT TTCCTACTGAAGTTGAGCCTGATCAAATTACGCCTAATCAAATTACACCTGATCAAGTTGATCAAGTTGAGCCTCCTG ATCAGGAGAGATAA